A part of Desulfovibrio legallii genomic DNA contains:
- a CDS encoding SDR family NAD(P)-dependent oxidoreductase, translating to MDWLGLKDAVCVVTGAAGGIGYGIAEGLAAAGAKVAVLDMNEQGAKQAAQNLAARSQVATLGLGADITRPEQLHAVAQTVKDTLGPCDVLVNNAGILSPAHLLDVTPEQWNKVMNVDLNGLLWCSQVFGREMAARKRGAIVNIASISGHFPQPWSGAYSAAKSAVIMLTRQLAQELGPEGVRCNAVCPGMIKTPMTEAFYADPAVERGRVNMTASRRIGLPEDVANVVVFLASPRAGYLNGESVLVDGGLSSMIMALTPRPGFTQG from the coding sequence ATGGACTGGTTGGGCTTGAAAGACGCCGTCTGCGTCGTGACCGGAGCCGCCGGCGGCATCGGCTACGGCATTGCGGAAGGTTTGGCCGCTGCAGGAGCCAAGGTAGCCGTGCTGGACATGAACGAGCAGGGCGCGAAACAGGCGGCGCAAAACCTGGCGGCGCGCAGCCAGGTTGCCACGCTGGGGCTGGGGGCGGACATTACCCGGCCGGAGCAGCTGCACGCTGTGGCGCAGACCGTGAAGGACACCCTGGGGCCCTGCGATGTGCTGGTGAACAACGCGGGCATTCTCAGCCCCGCCCACCTGCTGGACGTGACCCCGGAACAGTGGAACAAGGTCATGAATGTGGACCTGAACGGCCTTTTGTGGTGCAGTCAGGTTTTCGGGCGGGAAATGGCGGCCCGCAAACGCGGCGCCATTGTCAACATCGCCTCCATCTCCGGGCATTTTCCGCAACCCTGGAGCGGGGCCTACAGCGCAGCCAAAAGCGCCGTCATCATGCTGACCAGACAACTGGCGCAGGAGCTGGGCCCCGAAGGCGTGCGCTGCAACGCTGTCTGCCCCGGCATGATCAAAACGCCGATGACGGAGGCCTTTTACGCCGATCCGGCCGTAGAGCGCGGCCGGGTGAACATGACCGCCAGCCGTCGCATCGGCCTGCCGGAGGACGTGGCCAATGTGGTCGTGTTCCTGGCCAGCCCGCGGGCGGGGTATCTTAACGGCGAAAGCGTGCTGGTGGACGGCGGCCTTTCTTCCATGATTATGGCCCTGACGCCGCGCCCCGGCTTTACGCAGGGCTAG
- the rnc gene encoding ribonuclease III, with amino-acid sequence MNKTHTDVVPASVPGAILGHVFARPELLDRALTHSSWANEYGAGPEHNERQEFLGDAVLELCVSWELYRRFPDAREGQLTRLRARLVSTASLAERARALGLDKRIKLGRGEESQGGRERDAVLSDALEAVLAAVYEDGGEAAAMAAVAALFAPCWPEAPQATVIKDYKTRLQEAAQQRFGAAPLYTRLGSNGPEHAKIFEVGLRLPDGREFRATGTSCKKAEQTAARQALAALQAKKED; translated from the coding sequence ATGAACAAGACACATACGGACGTTGTTCCCGCCTCTGTGCCCGGCGCGATCCTGGGGCACGTTTTTGCCCGGCCGGAGCTGCTGGACAGGGCCCTAACCCACAGCTCCTGGGCCAACGAATACGGCGCGGGGCCGGAACACAACGAGCGGCAGGAATTTCTCGGCGATGCGGTGCTGGAGTTGTGCGTTTCGTGGGAGCTGTACCGACGGTTTCCCGACGCGCGCGAAGGGCAGCTGACCCGCCTGCGGGCCCGGCTGGTGAGCACTGCAAGCCTGGCCGAGCGGGCGCGGGCCCTGGGGCTGGACAAGCGCATCAAGCTGGGCAGAGGCGAGGAGAGCCAGGGCGGGCGCGAACGCGACGCCGTGCTGAGCGACGCCCTGGAGGCCGTGCTGGCCGCCGTTTATGAAGATGGCGGCGAGGCGGCGGCCATGGCCGCGGTGGCGGCGTTGTTCGCCCCCTGCTGGCCGGAAGCGCCGCAGGCCACAGTGATCAAGGACTACAAGACGCGCCTGCAGGAGGCCGCGCAGCAGCGCTTCGGCGCGGCGCCGCTGTATACGCGCCTGGGAAGCAACGGGCCGGAACACGCCAAAATTTTTGAAGTGGGCTTGCGCCTGCCGGACGGGCGGGAGTTTCGGGCTACGGGCACGAGCTGCAAGAAAGCGGAACAGACCGCGGCGCGCCAGGCGCTTGCGGCTTTGCAGGCGAAAAAAGAGGACTGA
- a CDS encoding transposase: MKASRFSDSQILGILRQAENGIPVTELCREHGISSATFYKWRAKYGGMDVSLMARMKELEKENARLKKMYAETQLKYEVIQEALT; this comes from the coding sequence ATGAAAGCGTCCAGATTTTCCGACAGCCAGATTTTGGGAATTTTGAGGCAGGCCGAGAATGGGATCCCCGTGACCGAGCTTTGCCGCGAACACGGCATAAGCAGCGCCACGTTTTATAAATGGCGGGCAAAATATGGCGGCATGGATGTTTCGCTCATGGCTCGGATGAAAGAGCTGGAGAAGGAAAATGCCCGCCTGAAAAAGATGTATGCCGAAACGCAACTCAAATATGAAGTTATCCAGGAAGCCCTCAC
- a CDS encoding protein-disulfide reductase DsbD family protein translates to MLQRSAVRPCGPGFTARTAVPFAGHGRVWAACWLAAAVVALCVLCWPGAARAAALRHHLEAARDGSNLVLALRLSIPEGFHAYSHEPGDAGRPTVLALEPEGGPAAPVWYPAGAVQRDYYDPSVTVSVYEGETFLFARLPVEAAGKPYSGSLSMLLCSPRQCLPVDETLQGALPADPPLLEAQPWAGAWRQISAQPPEPQGAPGEAAHEGDAVSGPGVGGESGAAAEAALPPPEGFDLSLTPRYLDASLEISGLGKALLFGLLAGLLLNIMPCVLPVLTFKVSGLLLMGGGGKEGLRRFRQHNICFAAGVLTLFSALALVLGLADLMWGQLYQNQTVLMVMLLLVFLMGLSMLGVFTLPVIDLKAGAQAKNPCLQAYASGLVSTFLATPCSGPLLGGVLGWAFTQPLMVVVVVFWSVGLGMALPYVLFSIWPNLARILPKPGAWMRVFERMVGFLLLGTALYLLSILPVERHMQVLSMLLLVALCAWLWGQFCGMEAPPLRRRLVGALGGVLLATAVVLVLRPVAPLPQWRNFSPEVFNAALGQKPLLLEFTADWCPNCKFMEATVLTDERMRGLQARYGLELVRVDLTRADAYAVRLLEALGSKSIPLTALFPSGEGASRPLVLRDVYGARTLESALKRAFGGG, encoded by the coding sequence TTGTTGCAACGGTCTGCTGTGCGGCCGTGCGGGCCGGGTTTCACGGCCCGCACGGCGGTCCCCTTTGCGGGGCATGGAAGGGTATGGGCCGCGTGCTGGCTGGCCGCGGCCGTGGTGGCGCTCTGCGTTCTCTGCTGGCCGGGTGCGGCCCGCGCCGCCGCTTTGCGGCATCATCTGGAGGCGGCCCGCGACGGCAGCAATCTGGTGCTGGCCCTGCGCCTGAGCATTCCAGAGGGCTTCCACGCCTACAGCCATGAGCCGGGCGACGCCGGGCGGCCCACGGTGCTGGCGCTGGAACCCGAAGGTGGGCCCGCCGCGCCGGTCTGGTATCCTGCTGGCGCTGTGCAGCGCGATTATTACGACCCCTCGGTCACGGTTTCCGTTTATGAAGGAGAGACCTTCCTTTTTGCGCGGCTGCCGGTGGAGGCGGCGGGCAAGCCCTATTCGGGCAGCCTGAGCATGCTGCTGTGCTCCCCGCGTCAGTGCCTGCCTGTGGACGAAACCCTGCAGGGCGCGCTGCCTGCGGATCCGCCCCTCCTGGAAGCCCAACCCTGGGCCGGCGCGTGGCGGCAAATCAGCGCCCAACCGCCGGAGCCGCAGGGCGCGCCCGGCGAAGCGGCGCACGAGGGCGACGCGGTTTCAGGGCCTGGCGTTGGCGGCGAGAGCGGCGCGGCCGCAGAGGCGGCCCTGCCGCCGCCTGAGGGTTTTGATCTGAGCCTTACGCCGCGCTACCTGGACGCCAGCCTGGAAATTTCAGGCCTGGGCAAGGCCCTGCTCTTCGGCCTGCTGGCGGGGCTGTTGCTCAACATTATGCCCTGCGTGCTGCCCGTGCTGACCTTCAAGGTGAGCGGGCTGCTGCTCATGGGCGGCGGCGGGAAGGAGGGGCTGCGCCGTTTTCGGCAGCACAACATCTGCTTTGCGGCCGGGGTGCTGACCCTGTTCAGCGCGCTGGCCCTGGTGCTGGGGCTGGCGGATCTCATGTGGGGGCAGCTCTACCAGAATCAGACCGTGCTCATGGTCATGCTGCTGCTGGTATTTCTCATGGGGCTTTCCATGCTGGGGGTCTTTACCTTGCCGGTCATCGACCTCAAGGCCGGGGCGCAGGCCAAAAATCCCTGCCTCCAGGCCTATGCCAGCGGGCTGGTCTCCACCTTTCTGGCCACGCCCTGCAGCGGCCCCTTGCTGGGCGGCGTGCTGGGCTGGGCCTTTACCCAGCCGCTCATGGTGGTTGTGGTGGTTTTCTGGTCCGTGGGGCTGGGCATGGCCCTGCCGTATGTACTGTTCAGCATCTGGCCGAATCTGGCCCGCATTCTGCCCAAGCCGGGGGCCTGGATGCGGGTTTTTGAGCGCATGGTGGGCTTTCTGCTGCTGGGCACGGCTCTCTATCTGCTGTCCATCCTGCCGGTGGAGCGGCACATGCAGGTCTTGAGCATGCTCCTGCTGGTGGCGCTCTGCGCCTGGTTGTGGGGGCAGTTTTGCGGCATGGAGGCGCCGCCCCTGCGGCGGCGGCTGGTGGGCGCGTTGGGCGGGGTTTTGTTGGCGACGGCCGTGGTGCTGGTGCTGCGCCCCGTGGCCCCGCTGCCCCAGTGGCGAAACTTCAGCCCGGAGGTGTTCAACGCCGCGCTGGGGCAGAAGCCGCTGCTTCTGGAATTTACGGCGGATTGGTGCCCCAATTGCAAATTCATGGAAGCCACGGTACTTACTGACGAACGCATGCGCGGCCTGCAGGCCCGCTATGGGCTTGAACTGGTGCGCGTGGATCTGACCCGGGCCGACGCCTATGCCGTGCGCCTGCTGGAAGCCCTGGGCAGCAAGAGCATCCCGCTCACCGCGCTGTTTCCCTCCGGAGAAGGCGCTTCGCGCCCGCTGGTGCTGCGCGACGTGTATGGCGCGCGGACGCTGGAATCGGCCTTGAAGCGAGCTTTCGGCGGCGGTTAA
- a CDS encoding GDSL-type esterase/lipase family protein — translation MSATPTWFFFGDSLTLGVNDDQMPGGWVSRLAVLGSEAGLYAIPRATFYNLGARRQGTADVARRWRAELEARRIPGMEPRLVFCVGVVDMAAPGGGTPRACAEALADLRPMLAAAMALAPTLAVSPPPVADAAARQRLAALGLGQQKICADLGLPFANIYPALAADATYLQDLSDGLHPGPRGCALMAQTLLAQDCVRRFFSLSGA, via the coding sequence ATGTCCGCTACGCCGACCTGGTTCTTTTTTGGAGATTCGCTGACCCTGGGCGTGAACGACGACCAGATGCCCGGCGGCTGGGTCAGTCGTCTGGCCGTGCTGGGCAGCGAGGCCGGGCTGTACGCCATCCCCCGCGCCACTTTTTACAATCTGGGCGCGCGCAGGCAAGGCACGGCGGATGTGGCCCGACGCTGGCGGGCGGAGCTGGAGGCCAGGCGCATTCCCGGCATGGAGCCGCGCCTGGTGTTCTGCGTGGGGGTGGTGGATATGGCCGCGCCCGGCGGCGGCACGCCGCGCGCCTGCGCGGAAGCCCTGGCGGACCTGCGGCCCATGCTGGCGGCAGCCATGGCCCTGGCCCCCACACTGGCGGTCAGTCCGCCGCCGGTGGCCGATGCGGCGGCGCGCCAACGCCTGGCCGCGCTGGGCCTCGGTCAGCAAAAAATCTGCGCCGACCTGGGCCTGCCCTTTGCGAACATTTACCCCGCCCTGGCAGCCGACGCGACCTATCTGCAAGATTTGAGCGACGGCCTGCACCCCGGCCCCCGGGGCTGCGCGCTCATGGCGCAAACCCTGCTGGCGCAGGACTGCGTGCGCCGCTTTTTCAGCCTATCAGGAGCATGA
- a CDS encoding flagellin N-terminal helical domain-containing protein — MSLVINHNMMAANTARNLNTHYSALSKSTQRLSTGLRVNSAADDAAGLAIRELQRADIATLQQGARNANDAISMIQTADGALGVIDEKLTRMKELAEQAATGTYDSTQRLMIDSEYQAMASEITRIANATDFNGIHLLDGTLSDDTHDGSGLTATGKMKIHFGTGNDSAEDYYYIKIGNSTASALGVGNSADTSAMAYTVSTQQAAQSALVGITNAIVSKDNIRAHLGAIQNRLENTITNLNTQAENLQSAESRISDVDVATEMTEFVRNQILSQSAVAMLSQANSLPQMAMQLIGG; from the coding sequence ATGTCTTTGGTCATTAACCACAATATGATGGCCGCCAACACGGCCAGGAATCTGAATACCCACTACTCAGCTCTGAGCAAGTCCACCCAGCGCCTTTCCACGGGCCTGCGGGTCAACTCCGCGGCGGACGACGCCGCGGGCCTGGCCATCCGCGAGCTGCAGCGGGCTGACATCGCCACCCTGCAGCAGGGCGCACGCAACGCCAACGACGCCATTTCCATGATCCAGACCGCCGACGGCGCGCTGGGCGTCATTGACGAAAAGCTGACCCGCATGAAGGAACTGGCGGAACAGGCGGCCACCGGCACCTACGATTCCACCCAGCGGCTGATGATCGACTCCGAGTACCAGGCCATGGCCTCGGAAATCACCCGTATCGCCAACGCCACGGACTTCAACGGCATCCACCTGCTCGACGGCACCCTCTCCGACGACACCCACGACGGTTCGGGCCTCACCGCCACGGGCAAGATGAAGATCCACTTCGGTACGGGCAACGATTCCGCCGAGGACTACTACTACATCAAAATCGGCAACAGCACGGCCTCGGCCCTGGGCGTGGGCAACAGCGCCGACACCAGCGCCATGGCCTACACGGTGTCCACCCAGCAGGCCGCCCAGAGCGCCCTGGTGGGCATCACCAACGCCATCGTCTCCAAGGATAATATCCGCGCGCACCTGGGCGCCATCCAGAACCGGCTGGAGAACACCATTACCAACCTGAACACCCAGGCGGAAAATCTGCAGTCGGCCGAATCGCGCATTTCGGACGTGGACGTGGCCACGGAAATGACGGAATTTGTGCGCAACCAGATCCTGAGCCAGTCGGCCGTGGCCATGCTCTCTCAGGCCAATTCTCTGCCCCAGATGGCCATGCAGCTCATCGGCGGTTAG
- a CDS encoding DUF2207 family protein, with translation MLGWFVVLPLALSISFASRDASSFFTEYPDLPSWLMLFIACELFCALAALPQIMLRLTGSWFACAAGVIFPLSLVAVAYSEDFFDAPDWILPTIMLILAYVFSLIMKAPSRPCRQALDEIEGLALYMRTAEKDRLEIFNKEDNCPQDTPEVFKRLLPYALVLGLEKTWCNRFASQIAAGLLRDCGIDEELVSTSAGWNLFAQGLASAAVASAAQQASSSSSTSAFGDGGGGGSGSGSGGGGGGGL, from the coding sequence ATGCTGGGCTGGTTTGTTGTGCTGCCTCTGGCCCTGTCCATCAGCTTTGCCAGCAGGGACGCCAGTTCTTTCTTTACGGAGTACCCTGACCTGCCATCCTGGCTCATGCTTTTTATTGCCTGCGAACTCTTCTGCGCCCTGGCAGCATTGCCGCAAATTATGCTCCGGTTGACAGGCAGCTGGTTTGCCTGTGCCGCAGGTGTGATTTTCCCCCTGTCACTGGTGGCCGTTGCGTATTCAGAGGATTTTTTTGACGCCCCGGACTGGATACTCCCGACCATAATGCTGATATTGGCCTATGTTTTTAGCCTGATTATGAAAGCGCCTTCCAGACCATGCCGCCAGGCGCTCGACGAAATAGAAGGCTTGGCCCTGTACATGCGCACGGCGGAAAAAGATCGCCTTGAAATATTTAATAAAGAAGACAACTGTCCCCAGGATACCCCAGAGGTTTTCAAACGGCTTCTGCCCTACGCTCTTGTATTGGGACTTGAAAAAACATGGTGCAACCGCTTTGCCAGCCAGATTGCCGCAGGGCTTCTGAGAGACTGCGGCATTGATGAAGAGCTTGTTTCTACTAGCGCTGGATGGAACCTGTTTGCTCAAGGGTTGGCCAGTGCTGCTGTGGCTTCTGCCGCGCAACAGGCAAGCTCATCTTCGTCCACCAGTGCTTTCGGCGATGGAGGCGGCGGCGGTTCTGGAAGCGGCAGTGGCGGCGGAGGTGGTGGCGGGCTCTAG
- a CDS encoding TIGR03960 family B12-binding radical SAM protein gives MRELLPLLPRPSRYAGIEDNVCRKDPARVRLRVALAFPDTYEVGMSYLGQKILYGVVNARPQWWAERVMAPDREAAAVLRAHNAPLATLESDTPLIRTHALCFSITHELCYTNVLYMLDLAGIPLRSADRPESLEACPLVVAGGGALLSAEPLTPFIDLMVLGDGEESLPDVLDLLETARAKGWTRQELLRAAPRIPGVYAPSLFAPASDAPGAPLRPLLPSCPRPARRIVADLNQAAYPVRQVVPVGAVHNRLSLEIARGCTRGCRFCHAGVVYRPVRERSPENIHSLLRRCLDETGFDEISFLSLSTGDYSALKTLSLSVLDRCAEEQISLSLPSLRVGSIDDAIMERMAELRRTGCTLAPEAGSQRLRDVINKGVSEEGLLLHVQKLLEHGWRQVKLYFMIGLPTETDADLLAIAELCRKVRDAAGPGGPRLQVTAALSPFVPKPFTPFQWVEQIGQEEIKRRVNLVRNAFRGLKCLKLRWHEPAMSHLEGILSRADRRMADVVELAYRKGAVFCSWAEGFDLTPWLEALEECGLKAEDYTGPREPGAPLPWSHLEAGVAEDFLLREYRRALEGKITEDCRYGACRQCGACDTKAGPSRLPHTPTAGGAAASAGAMPRSAAIGQSAPLPAAASEHGAPADAPPVPATEAPATGKTAPEDAARHRNRLVFPQRDQAAHQPRRDAEGRIVCRVRNNRPPGVAPELTVKAAQYRVWHSRTGGSAWLSQLELQAVLDRALRRARLPLAFSQGFHPMPLVSFGRALPVGVESSAEWFALTLHQNLPPEAVAARLAPHLPQGMDVAAVERTTKQERTAQAVAEVFVCRLPTAEENREAVRCFAAFTALTACPRSRETKKGPRTTDLRPLLASWSAAKDGQAVTFTADWGTAYLSPLKLCLAILEPVGAETALRPRLQLRKTAQLFADGQSRP, from the coding sequence ATGCGCGAGCTGCTGCCCCTGCTGCCACGCCCCAGCCGCTACGCGGGCATTGAAGACAACGTCTGCCGCAAGGATCCCGCCCGCGTCCGCCTGCGCGTGGCCCTGGCCTTTCCTGATACATACGAAGTGGGCATGTCCTACCTGGGCCAGAAAATCCTTTACGGCGTGGTCAACGCCCGCCCCCAGTGGTGGGCCGAGCGGGTCATGGCGCCGGACCGGGAGGCGGCAGCGGTATTACGCGCGCACAACGCGCCCCTGGCCACCCTGGAATCGGATACGCCCCTCATCCGCACCCACGCCCTGTGCTTTTCCATCACCCACGAGCTGTGCTACACCAACGTGCTCTACATGCTGGACCTGGCCGGCATTCCCTTACGCAGCGCAGACCGCCCGGAAAGCCTGGAGGCCTGCCCGCTTGTCGTAGCCGGCGGCGGGGCCCTGCTCAGCGCCGAACCCCTGACGCCCTTTATCGACCTCATGGTCCTGGGCGACGGCGAAGAAAGCCTGCCCGACGTGCTGGATCTGCTGGAGACGGCCCGCGCCAAGGGCTGGACCCGGCAAGAGCTGCTCCGCGCGGCCCCGCGCATCCCCGGCGTGTATGCGCCCTCCCTGTTCGCGCCCGCCTCGGACGCGCCCGGCGCGCCGTTGCGCCCTTTGCTGCCGAGCTGCCCGCGCCCGGCCCGGCGCATCGTGGCGGACCTCAATCAGGCCGCCTACCCCGTGCGCCAGGTGGTGCCCGTAGGGGCCGTGCACAACCGCCTTTCGCTGGAAATCGCCCGGGGCTGCACGCGCGGCTGCCGCTTCTGCCACGCGGGCGTGGTCTACCGCCCCGTGCGCGAGCGCTCCCCGGAAAATATCCACAGCCTGCTGCGGCGCTGTCTGGACGAGACCGGCTTTGACGAAATTTCCTTCCTCTCCCTGAGCACCGGGGACTACTCCGCCCTGAAAACCTTGAGCCTGAGCGTACTGGACCGCTGCGCCGAAGAGCAGATCAGCCTCTCCCTGCCCTCCCTGCGGGTGGGGTCCATTGACGATGCCATCATGGAACGCATGGCCGAACTGCGCCGCACAGGCTGCACCCTGGCCCCGGAGGCAGGCAGCCAGCGCCTGCGCGACGTCATCAATAAGGGCGTGAGTGAAGAAGGTCTGCTCCTCCATGTCCAGAAACTGCTGGAACACGGCTGGCGGCAGGTCAAGCTCTACTTCATGATCGGCCTGCCCACGGAAACGGACGCGGACCTTCTGGCCATCGCAGAGCTTTGCCGCAAAGTGCGCGACGCCGCCGGCCCCGGCGGCCCCCGCCTGCAGGTGACGGCCGCGCTCTCCCCCTTCGTGCCCAAGCCCTTCACCCCCTTCCAGTGGGTGGAACAAATTGGGCAGGAGGAGATCAAACGCCGGGTAAACCTGGTGCGCAACGCCTTTCGCGGCCTGAAGTGCCTGAAGCTGCGCTGGCACGAACCGGCCATGAGCCACCTGGAGGGCATCCTCTCCCGCGCGGACCGACGCATGGCCGACGTGGTGGAGCTGGCCTACCGCAAGGGGGCCGTCTTCTGCAGCTGGGCCGAGGGTTTTGACCTGACCCCCTGGCTGGAAGCCCTGGAGGAATGCGGCCTCAAGGCCGAAGACTATACGGGCCCGCGCGAGCCCGGCGCGCCCCTGCCCTGGAGCCATCTGGAGGCGGGCGTTGCCGAAGATTTTCTGCTGCGCGAATACCGCCGCGCCCTGGAAGGCAAAATCACCGAAGACTGCCGCTACGGGGCCTGCCGGCAGTGCGGGGCCTGCGACACCAAGGCCGGGCCCTCCCGCCTGCCCCATACGCCCACGGCGGGGGGGGCGGCAGCGTCGGCAGGCGCAATGCCCCGCAGCGCGGCCATCGGGCAGAGCGCGCCCCTCCCCGCCGCTGCCTCGGAACACGGCGCGCCCGCCGATGCGCCCCCTGTGCCCGCAACAGAAGCCCCCGCTACGGGAAAGACGGCCCCGGAAGACGCCGCCCGGCACCGCAACCGGTTGGTCTTTCCCCAGCGCGACCAGGCTGCCCACCAGCCCCGGCGCGACGCGGAAGGCCGCATCGTCTGCCGGGTACGGAACAACCGCCCCCCCGGCGTGGCCCCCGAGCTGACCGTTAAGGCGGCCCAGTACCGCGTCTGGCACTCCAGAACCGGCGGCAGCGCCTGGCTGAGCCAGCTGGAACTGCAGGCCGTGCTGGACCGCGCTCTCAGGCGGGCCCGCCTGCCCCTGGCGTTTTCCCAGGGCTTCCACCCCATGCCGCTGGTCTCTTTTGGCCGGGCGCTGCCCGTGGGCGTGGAAAGCAGTGCGGAATGGTTTGCCCTGACCCTGCACCAGAATCTGCCGCCCGAGGCCGTGGCCGCCCGTCTGGCCCCGCATTTGCCCCAGGGCATGGACGTGGCCGCCGTGGAACGCACCACCAAGCAGGAACGCACGGCACAGGCCGTGGCCGAAGTTTTTGTCTGCCGTCTGCCCACAGCCGAGGAAAACCGCGAGGCCGTCCGCTGTTTTGCGGCTTTTACCGCCCTCACGGCCTGCCCCCGCAGCCGCGAAACCAAGAAGGGACCACGCACCACGGACCTCCGCCCCCTGCTGGCCAGCTGGAGCGCCGCGAAAGACGGCCAGGCCGTGACATTTACGGCCGACTGGGGTACTGCATACCTGTCGCCTTTGAAACTGTGCCTGGCCATTCTGGAGCCCGTGGGCGCGGAAACCGCCCTGCGGCCCCGGCTGCAGCTGCGCAAGACGGCCCAACTCTTTGCCGACGGGCAGTCCCGTCCGTGA
- a CDS encoding chemotaxis protein CheW, with product MDLSQKKQEDELLQLVTFSIGEEEFGVNILKVQEIIRTMEITKVPRAPEFVEGVINLRGKVIPIIDLRRRFGLAPKAHDKNTRIIVIEINNIIVGFVVDAVSEVLRIPASTVEPPPPVVAGVDSDYISGVGKLQDRLLIMLDLDKLLSNEDMEMLGGI from the coding sequence ATGGATTTGAGCCAGAAAAAACAGGAAGACGAGCTTCTGCAGCTGGTGACCTTCAGCATCGGCGAAGAAGAGTTCGGGGTGAATATCCTGAAAGTGCAGGAAATCATCCGCACTATGGAGATCACCAAGGTGCCCCGGGCTCCGGAATTTGTGGAAGGCGTCATTAACCTGCGCGGCAAGGTGATTCCGATCATTGATCTGCGGCGGCGTTTCGGCCTTGCACCCAAGGCGCACGACAAGAATACGCGCATCATCGTGATCGAAATTAACAACATCATTGTGGGATTTGTGGTGGACGCCGTGTCGGAGGTGCTGCGCATACCGGCAAGCACGGTGGAGCCGCCGCCGCCGGTGGTGGCCGGGGTGGATTCGGACTACATCAGCGGCGTGGGAAAGTTGCAGGATCGCCTGCTCATCATGCTGGATCTGGACAAGCTGCTTTCCAACGAAGACATGGAAATGCTGGGCGGCATCTAG